A window of the Acidovorax sp. YS12 genome harbors these coding sequences:
- a CDS encoding helix-turn-helix transcriptional regulator, which yields MAEPPALSLQIATAVHHRIHTVTVRMDAVGWVVSGTKQLVASGGTHRYPSGQVFVLPRGAQWEVVNDPAPHGRYVARLLCFAPELVAQFHQRFGQFAGLAPVSGCARLPADAAFQSSYMHALAALEDAASSPALRAHRALEVLLLLAESGIVFAAPGELGWAERVRRLIGPMPHADWTVERIAAAFATSASTLQRRLADEGETVRQCLRDVRLETALALLQSTTLQVSDIAARCGYASHSRFSAAFRARFGFPPSQLRP from the coding sequence ATGGCTGAGCCCCCGGCCCTGTCGCTGCAGATCGCCACGGCGGTGCACCACCGCATCCACACCGTCACGGTGCGCATGGATGCCGTGGGCTGGGTCGTCTCGGGCACCAAGCAGCTTGTGGCCTCGGGCGGCACCCACCGCTACCCCAGCGGCCAGGTCTTCGTGCTGCCGCGCGGCGCGCAGTGGGAGGTGGTGAACGACCCCGCGCCGCACGGCCGCTATGTGGCGCGCCTGCTGTGCTTCGCGCCCGAGCTGGTGGCCCAGTTCCACCAGCGCTTCGGCCAGTTCGCGGGGCTGGCGCCCGTGAGCGGCTGCGCGCGCCTGCCAGCCGACGCCGCCTTCCAGTCCAGCTACATGCACGCCCTGGCCGCGCTGGAGGACGCCGCCAGCTCGCCCGCCCTGCGCGCCCACCGCGCGCTCGAAGTGCTCCTGCTGCTGGCCGAGTCCGGCATCGTCTTCGCCGCACCGGGCGAGCTCGGCTGGGCCGAGCGCGTGCGCCGCCTCATCGGCCCCATGCCCCATGCGGACTGGACGGTGGAGCGCATCGCCGCCGCCTTCGCCACCAGCGCCAGCACGCTGCAGCGCCGCCTGGCCGACGAAGGCGAAACCGTGCGCCAGTGCCTGCGCGACGTGCGCCTGGAGACCGCGCTGGCGCTGCTGCAAAGCACCACGCTGCAGGTGTCGGACATCGCTGCGCGCTGCGGCTACGCCTCGCACAGCCGCTTCAGCGCGGCATTCCGCGCGCGCTTCGGCTTCCCGCCCTCGCAGTTGCGGCCCTGA
- a CDS encoding DNA topoisomerase III: MSKTLVIAEKPSVAQDIVRALTPVAGKFDKYEDHFESAHYVVTSAVGHLVEIQAPEEFDVKRGKWSFAHLPVIPPRFDLKPVDKTKSRLAAVVKQAKRKDVTALVNACDAGREGELIFRLIEQYAGGAKGGLGKPVSRLWLQSMTPQAIRDGFDHLRSDQQMQGLAAAARSRSEADWLVGINGTRAMTAFNSRDGGFFLTTVGRVQTPTLSLVVEREEKIRKFISRDYWEIHAGFAAQAGEYLGKWFDPQWKKSDDPEARADRLWNAQDAQAIADAVRGKPAVVTEEAKPTTQASPLLFDLTSLQREANGKFGFSAKTTLALAQSLYERHKALTYPRTDSRALPEDYLPVARQTFEMLAGSPMGHLAPFARQALQDNYVRPTKRVFDNSKVSDHFAIIPTLQAPSGLSEAEQKLYDLVVRRFMAVFFPSAEYQVTTRISKVAQHSFKTEGKVLVKPGWLAIYGKEAANEVEGGKDGDKGQPLVAVQPGEQPLAAHATAKGLKTKPPARYSEATLLGAMESAGKQIDDDELREAMQEKGLGTPATRAAIIEGLLTEKYMLREGREMIPTAKAFQLMTLLRGLQVEELCRAELTGEWEYKLAQMEKGQLSREAFMQQIAAMTERMVKKAKEYDRDTIPGDYATLAAPCPNCGGVVKENYRRYACTGTGGHGEGCGFSFGKSPAGRTFETAEADQLLRERRIGPLEGFRSKAGWPFTAEVAIVRDEEAGNYKLEFDFGDDKEDESGELVDFSAQESLGPCPVCGAPVYEHGANYVCARAVPTAQQPAPSCTFKSGQIILQQPIERAQMTRLLQEGKTGLLEKFISNRTRRPFKAFLVWDKEAGKVNFEFEQRDSKYPARKTAAAKTGAASASRTGAAAKKATKPAAKTAATTAAKAPRKASAASGKQPSAALAAVIGSEPVARPEAVKKLWDYIKAHNLQDPKDKRTIRADDKLRAVFGKDSAGMFELTGLLGAHLG, from the coding sequence ATGAGCAAGACACTGGTCATCGCAGAAAAACCCTCGGTCGCGCAAGACATCGTGCGCGCCCTCACGCCCGTGGCGGGCAAGTTCGACAAGTACGAAGACCACTTCGAGAGCGCGCACTACGTGGTCACCAGCGCCGTCGGCCACCTGGTGGAAATCCAGGCGCCCGAGGAATTCGACGTCAAGCGCGGCAAGTGGAGCTTCGCCCACCTGCCGGTGATTCCGCCGCGCTTCGACTTGAAGCCCGTGGACAAGACCAAGAGCCGCCTGGCCGCCGTGGTCAAGCAGGCCAAGCGCAAGGACGTCACGGCCCTGGTGAACGCCTGCGACGCGGGCCGCGAGGGCGAGCTGATCTTCCGCCTGATCGAGCAGTACGCGGGCGGCGCCAAGGGCGGTTTGGGCAAGCCCGTCTCGCGCCTGTGGCTGCAGAGCATGACGCCGCAGGCCATCCGCGACGGCTTCGACCACCTGCGCAGCGACCAGCAGATGCAGGGCCTGGCCGCCGCCGCGCGCAGCCGCAGCGAGGCCGACTGGCTCGTGGGCATCAACGGCACGCGCGCCATGACGGCCTTCAACTCGCGCGACGGCGGCTTCTTCCTCACCACCGTGGGCCGGGTGCAGACGCCCACGCTCTCGCTGGTGGTGGAGCGCGAGGAAAAGATCCGCAAGTTCATCAGCCGCGACTACTGGGAAATCCACGCCGGCTTCGCCGCCCAGGCGGGCGAGTACCTGGGCAAGTGGTTCGACCCGCAGTGGAAGAAGAGCGACGACCCCGAGGCCCGCGCCGATCGCCTGTGGAACGCGCAGGACGCCCAGGCCATCGCCGACGCCGTGCGCGGCAAACCCGCAGTGGTCACCGAGGAGGCCAAGCCCACCACCCAGGCCAGCCCGCTGCTGTTCGACCTGACCAGCCTGCAGCGTGAGGCCAACGGCAAGTTCGGCTTTTCCGCCAAGACCACGCTGGCGCTGGCGCAAAGCCTGTACGAGCGCCACAAGGCCCTGACCTACCCGCGTACCGACTCGCGCGCGCTGCCCGAGGACTACCTGCCCGTGGCGCGCCAGACCTTCGAGATGCTCGCCGGCTCGCCCATGGGCCACCTGGCGCCGTTCGCGCGCCAGGCGCTGCAGGACAACTACGTGCGCCCGACGAAGCGCGTGTTCGACAACAGCAAGGTAAGCGACCACTTCGCCATCATCCCCACCCTGCAAGCGCCCAGCGGCTTGAGCGAAGCCGAGCAGAAGCTCTACGACCTGGTGGTGCGCCGCTTCATGGCGGTGTTCTTCCCCAGCGCCGAATACCAGGTGACGACACGCATCAGCAAGGTGGCGCAGCACAGCTTCAAGACCGAGGGCAAGGTGCTGGTCAAGCCCGGCTGGCTCGCCATCTACGGCAAGGAAGCCGCCAACGAAGTGGAGGGCGGCAAGGACGGCGACAAGGGCCAGCCCCTGGTGGCGGTGCAGCCCGGCGAGCAGCCGCTGGCCGCGCACGCCACCGCCAAGGGCCTGAAAACCAAGCCGCCCGCGCGCTACAGCGAAGCCACGCTGCTCGGCGCCATGGAGAGCGCGGGCAAGCAGATCGACGACGACGAGCTGCGTGAAGCCATGCAGGAAAAGGGCCTGGGCACCCCGGCCACGCGCGCCGCCATCATCGAAGGGCTGCTGACCGAAAAGTACATGCTGCGCGAAGGCCGCGAGATGATTCCCACGGCCAAGGCGTTCCAGCTCATGACGCTGCTGCGCGGCCTGCAGGTGGAAGAGCTGTGCCGCGCCGAACTCACCGGCGAGTGGGAATACAAGCTGGCGCAGATGGAAAAGGGGCAGCTCAGCCGCGAAGCCTTCATGCAGCAGATCGCCGCCATGACCGAGCGCATGGTGAAGAAGGCCAAGGAATACGACCGCGACACCATCCCCGGCGACTACGCGACGCTTGCCGCGCCCTGCCCGAACTGCGGCGGCGTGGTCAAGGAGAACTACCGCCGCTACGCCTGCACGGGCACGGGCGGCCATGGCGAGGGCTGCGGCTTCTCGTTCGGCAAGTCGCCCGCTGGCCGCACCTTCGAGACCGCCGAGGCCGACCAACTGCTGCGCGAGCGCCGCATCGGCCCGCTGGAGGGCTTCCGTTCCAAGGCGGGCTGGCCCTTCACCGCCGAAGTCGCCATCGTGCGCGACGAGGAGGCGGGCAACTACAAGCTCGAATTCGACTTCGGCGACGACAAGGAGGACGAATCCGGCGAGCTGGTCGATTTCAGCGCCCAGGAAAGCCTGGGCCCCTGCCCCGTGTGCGGCGCGCCCGTGTACGAGCATGGCGCCAACTACGTGTGCGCGCGCGCCGTGCCCACGGCGCAGCAGCCCGCGCCTTCGTGCACCTTCAAGAGCGGCCAGATCATCCTGCAGCAGCCCATCGAGCGCGCGCAGATGACCCGGCTGCTGCAGGAGGGCAAGACCGGCCTGCTGGAGAAGTTCATCTCCAACCGCACGCGCCGCCCGTTCAAGGCCTTCCTGGTGTGGGACAAGGAGGCCGGCAAGGTCAACTTCGAGTTCGAGCAGCGCGACAGCAAATACCCCGCGCGCAAGACCGCTGCTGCGAAAACAGGAGCTGCCAGCGCAAGCCGCACGGGCGCTGCGGCCAAAAAAGCCACCAAACCCGCAGCAAAAACCGCCGCAACCACCGCCGCCAAGGCCCCGCGCAAGGCCAGCGCCGCCAGCGGCAAGCAGCCCAGCGCCGCGCTGGCCGCCGTCATCGGCAGCGAGCCCGTGGCGCGCCCCGAGGCCGTGAAGAAGCTGTGGGACTACATCAAGGCCCACAACCTGCAGGACCCGAAGGACAAGCGCACCATCCGCGCCGACGACAAGCTGCGCGCCGTGTTCGGCAAGGACAGCGCCGGCATGTTCGAGCTGACCGGCCTGCTGGGCGCACACCTGGGGTGA
- a CDS encoding tyrosine-protein phosphatase gives MPHTPLTPLADLADSAAPARSVPLAGASNFRDLGGYLGRDGRTVKWRRLFRSDHLAALTPQDQDLLARLGVARSIDFRGQAESAAHAYRLPGVDYRHLVIEPTVIQRALELQRTGQHLTAQDAVALMQDTYRGFVRESAPRFAELFRLLLDGQDAPLVFHCTAGKDRTGFAAALILQALGVPRAVVMHDYLLTNTLYRRPAGLGGHAPDEVLAVLWRVQEDFLEAALHLVDGEYGGMDTYLADVLGVDAAAQRELAARYLQP, from the coding sequence ATGCCCCACACCCCGTTGACCCCGCTTGCAGACCTTGCCGACTCCGCCGCGCCTGCCCGCTCCGTGCCGTTGGCCGGGGCCAGCAATTTCCGCGATCTCGGGGGGTATCTGGGCCGGGATGGGCGCACGGTGAAGTGGCGGCGCCTGTTCCGTTCCGACCACCTGGCGGCGCTCACGCCGCAGGACCAGGACCTGCTGGCCCGCCTGGGCGTGGCGCGCAGCATCGACTTTCGCGGGCAGGCCGAGAGCGCGGCCCATGCCTACCGGCTGCCCGGGGTGGATTACCGCCACCTCGTCATCGAGCCCACGGTGATCCAGCGCGCGCTGGAGCTGCAGCGCACCGGCCAGCACCTGACGGCGCAGGACGCCGTGGCGCTGATGCAGGACACCTACCGGGGCTTCGTGCGCGAGAGCGCGCCGCGCTTCGCCGAGCTGTTCCGCCTGCTGCTGGACGGGCAGGACGCGCCCCTGGTCTTCCACTGCACGGCCGGCAAGGACCGCACCGGCTTCGCGGCGGCGCTGATCCTGCAGGCGCTGGGCGTGCCGCGCGCGGTGGTGATGCACGACTACCTGCTCACCAACACGCTGTACCGCCGCCCCGCGGGCTTGGGCGGCCACGCCCCCGACGAAGTGCTGGCCGTGCTCTGGCGCGTGCAGGAGGACTTCCTCGAAGCCGCCCTGCACCTGGTGGACGGCGAGTACGGCGGCATGGACACCTACCTGGCCGACGTGCTGGGCGTGGACGCCGCTGCCCAGCGCGAGCTGGCGGCGCGCTACCTCCAGCCCTGA
- a CDS encoding VOC family protein, with product MFSHVMLGASDLDKSKRFYDALLGAIGCKPGFTDPKNRTFWRHAGNTFAITAPINGEPACHGNGSTFGFAVESPEQADAAHAAGVAAGGVTCEDPPGWREAAGMRLYLAYLRDPDGNKLCLLHRPPK from the coding sequence ATGTTCAGCCACGTCATGCTGGGAGCCAGCGACCTTGACAAATCCAAACGCTTCTACGACGCCCTTCTCGGCGCCATAGGCTGCAAGCCCGGCTTCACCGACCCGAAGAACCGCACCTTCTGGCGCCACGCGGGCAACACCTTCGCCATCACCGCGCCCATCAACGGCGAACCCGCGTGCCACGGCAACGGCAGCACCTTCGGCTTCGCAGTCGAGTCGCCCGAGCAGGCCGATGCGGCCCATGCCGCCGGCGTGGCCGCGGGCGGCGTGACGTGCGAAGACCCGCCGGGCTGGCGCGAGGCCGCGGGCATGCGCCTGTACCTGGCCTACCTGCGCGACCCCGACGGCAACAAGCTGTGCCTGCTGCACCGCCCGCCGAAGTGA
- a CDS encoding EAL domain-containing protein — MPAAMDALAQAMIDASPAGIVLVGRDGVILHANAAMEEISGHPPAWLVGRQMSVLLPPRLRACHEARVQAFFDGPVRLASMGRGRLLWLERRDGTAVPVDVGLGHVQVHGQRCAVAVISDSSEQQRLRQELEFEARHDGLTGLANRRSFTAQLERACHLPAGQAPGLAALAVLGLDGFKLVNDSFGHTQGDAVLREVAHRLQAALRPGDTVARLGGDEFGLLLADLGEPEEAVREAARLLAVLRPGLRLEGGQEVFLGGSAGIALFPAQAANAEQLLRFAGMALCQAKAAGRGLAMLYDVAAVPALESRLRLHARLRHALAGAAEAPVEDAIGPRLHFQPIVDTASGRWTGYEALLRWRDPEHGDLPPAELVQVAEMTGLILPLGQWVLEQACCQLRAWLDAGIALPVAINVAMQQLHSADFPEQVDQALQRHGVPARLLGLEITESQVMADPAHVRRQLVRLAALGVSLSLDDFGTGHASLAHLRQLPVHRLKVSREFIADLPHDQVLAAMVSYMAALACALGLTVVAEGVETEAQRGLLQQLGVPHCQGWLFAPALPAQEAARRRAASAP; from the coding sequence ATGCCCGCCGCAATGGACGCCCTGGCACAGGCCATGATCGACGCGTCCCCCGCCGGCATCGTGCTGGTGGGCCGCGATGGCGTCATCCTGCACGCCAACGCGGCGATGGAGGAAATCTCCGGCCACCCGCCCGCGTGGCTGGTGGGGCGGCAGATGAGCGTGCTGCTGCCGCCCCGGCTGCGCGCGTGCCATGAGGCGCGCGTACAGGCGTTCTTCGACGGGCCGGTACGGCTGGCTTCCATGGGGCGCGGGCGCCTGCTCTGGCTGGAGCGGCGCGATGGCACGGCCGTGCCGGTGGATGTCGGCCTGGGCCATGTGCAGGTTCACGGCCAGCGCTGTGCGGTCGCGGTGATCAGCGACAGCAGCGAGCAGCAGCGCCTGCGGCAGGAACTGGAGTTCGAGGCCCGGCACGACGGTCTTACCGGCCTGGCCAACCGGCGCAGTTTCACCGCGCAGCTGGAGCGCGCTTGCCATCTGCCCGCCGGCCAGGCCCCGGGCCTGGCGGCGCTGGCGGTGCTGGGGCTCGATGGCTTCAAGCTGGTCAACGACAGCTTCGGCCACACCCAGGGCGACGCGGTCCTGCGGGAGGTGGCGCACCGGCTGCAGGCCGCGCTGCGCCCCGGCGACACGGTCGCGCGCCTGGGCGGCGACGAATTCGGCCTGCTGCTGGCCGACCTGGGCGAGCCGGAAGAGGCCGTGCGGGAGGCCGCGCGCCTGCTCGCCGTGCTGCGCCCGGGCCTGCGGCTGGAGGGCGGGCAGGAGGTTTTCCTGGGCGGCAGCGCAGGCATCGCGCTGTTTCCCGCGCAGGCGGCCAATGCCGAACAACTGCTGCGCTTCGCCGGCATGGCGCTGTGCCAGGCCAAGGCGGCGGGCCGGGGGCTGGCCATGCTCTACGACGTGGCGGCCGTCCCCGCGCTGGAAAGCCGCCTGCGGCTGCACGCGCGCCTGCGCCACGCGCTCGCGGGCGCCGCAGAGGCGCCGGTGGAGGACGCCATCGGCCCACGGCTGCATTTCCAGCCCATCGTCGATACGGCCAGCGGCCGCTGGACCGGCTACGAGGCGCTGCTGCGCTGGCGTGACCCGGAGCATGGCGACCTGCCGCCGGCCGAGCTGGTGCAGGTGGCGGAGATGACGGGACTGATCCTCCCGCTGGGCCAGTGGGTGCTCGAACAGGCCTGCTGCCAACTGCGCGCGTGGCTCGACGCGGGCATCGCGCTGCCGGTGGCGATCAACGTGGCGATGCAGCAGTTGCACAGCGCGGACTTCCCGGAGCAGGTGGACCAGGCGCTGCAGCGCCACGGCGTGCCCGCGCGCCTGCTGGGCCTGGAGATCACCGAATCGCAGGTCATGGCCGACCCGGCCCATGTGCGGCGCCAGCTCGTGCGGCTGGCGGCCCTGGGCGTGTCGCTCTCGCTCGACGATTTTGGCACCGGCCACGCCTCGCTGGCCCACCTGCGGCAGTTGCCGGTGCACCGGCTCAAGGTCAGCCGCGAATTCATCGCCGACCTGCCGCACGACCAGGTGCTGGCGGCCATGGTGTCCTACATGGCCGCGCTGGCGTGCGCGCTCGGGCTGACCGTGGTGGCCGAGGGCGTGGAGACCGAGGCGCAGCGCGGCCTGCTGCAGCAGCTCGGGGTGCCGCACTGCCAGGGCTGGCTGTTCGCGCCGGCGCTGCCGGCGCAGGAGGCGGCGCGCCGGCGCGCGGCCAGCGCGCCATAG
- a CDS encoding 3-oxoacyl-ACP reductase: protein MQLSEQWVLVTGGARGLGQAITRALAREGAGVVINYHRSAAAAQALAEELGPRAIALQADVTDAAAVQRLFAAAQERTGASISAVVNNALAQFSFDGDARPKLGDIAWERFSQQIEGAVKGALNTMQAALPGMRAQGFGRIVNVGTNLFQNPVVPYHDYTAAKAALLSLTRTAANDLGPDGITVNMVSGGLLRTTDASRATPEAVFDLIASLTPLRRVTTPAEFAGAVLFFLSPWARAVTGQNLVVDGGLVKD, encoded by the coding sequence ATGCAATTGTCCGAACAATGGGTGCTGGTCACGGGCGGCGCCCGGGGCCTGGGCCAGGCCATCACGCGCGCGCTGGCGCGCGAGGGCGCCGGGGTCGTGATCAACTACCACCGCAGCGCGGCGGCCGCGCAGGCGCTGGCCGAGGAACTGGGCCCGCGCGCCATCGCGCTGCAGGCCGACGTGACCGATGCCGCCGCCGTGCAGCGCCTCTTTGCCGCAGCGCAGGAGCGCACGGGCGCCAGCATCAGCGCCGTGGTGAACAACGCGCTGGCGCAGTTCAGCTTTGACGGCGACGCGCGCCCCAAGCTGGGCGACATCGCCTGGGAGCGCTTCAGCCAGCAGATCGAGGGCGCCGTAAAGGGCGCGCTCAACACCATGCAGGCCGCGCTGCCCGGCATGCGCGCCCAGGGCTTCGGGCGCATCGTGAACGTGGGCACCAACCTGTTCCAGAACCCCGTGGTGCCCTACCACGACTACACGGCGGCCAAGGCGGCGCTGCTGTCGCTCACGCGCACGGCGGCGAACGACCTGGGGCCGGACGGCATCACGGTGAACATGGTCTCGGGCGGGCTGCTGCGCACCACCGACGCGAGCCGCGCCACGCCCGAGGCGGTGTTCGACCTCATCGCCAGCCTGACCCCGCTGCGCCGCGTAACCACGCCGGCCGAGTTCGCCGGCGCGGTGCTGTTTTTTCTCTCGCCCTGGGCGCGCGCCGTGACCGGGCAGAACCTGGTCGTGGACGGCGGCCTGGTGAAGGATTGA
- a CDS encoding transcriptional regulator, translating to MTPTQEPDGASGFAQRLHQALQSQGKRASPAALEREFNLRYLGKPVTSHAVRKWLLGQSLPTQDKLQVLARWLDVDESWLRWGYGTNGAYAAHQAPGSARPSFRNAPALTLEDASLLQDWSLLEPPHRRVVRAVIETLLVHQRDSAAG from the coding sequence ATGACCCCCACGCAAGAGCCCGACGGAGCAAGTGGTTTCGCGCAGCGCCTGCACCAGGCGCTGCAGAGCCAAGGCAAGCGCGCGAGTCCCGCCGCACTGGAACGGGAGTTCAACCTGCGCTACCTTGGAAAACCCGTGACCAGCCATGCCGTGCGCAAATGGCTGCTGGGCCAGTCGCTGCCCACCCAGGACAAGTTGCAGGTGCTGGCGCGCTGGCTGGACGTGGATGAAAGCTGGCTGCGCTGGGGCTACGGCACCAACGGGGCGTACGCGGCGCACCAGGCGCCGGGCAGCGCCCGCCCGTCCTTTCGCAACGCCCCGGCGCTGACGCTGGAAGACGCCTCGCTGCTGCAGGACTGGAGCCTGCTGGAGCCGCCCCACCGCCGGGTGGTCCGCGCCGTGATCGAAACCCTGCTGGTGCACCAGCGCGATTCGGCCGCGGGCTGA
- a CDS encoding MCP four helix bundle domain-containing protein has protein sequence MKNWKIGTRLAVGFALVLALLVLIAWRNVQGLAAQDAATQRITQRALAKERAASDINRLVNVSVRRTTAIVKSSDPSLGTYFAEDTKATTGEARELAERITALLESAEEKDIWNQYQAAIDAFIVARDAAVAARIEGRAEEAERLLAQSYEPAARRMTAVVQALLDLERAAIDADARSAHEESESARFSTIATGALAVALGALIAWRLTRGIVRPLEHAVQVANTVAGNDLTSTITADARDETGQLLAALRRMNDSLAQVVGQVRGGAEGIATASGQIDAGNQDLSSRTEEQASALQQTAASIEELASAVRHNADNARTANQLAVRAAQAAAEGSRAGEGVIRTMGEIDAASHKIADIIGVIDAIAFQTNILALNAAVEAARAGEQGRGFAVVASEVRALAGRSAAAAKDIKALIEDSVAKVEQGSAQVAEAGRQVEAIAQSSQRVADILGEISAASAEQSQGIEQVNQAIGQMDQVTQQNAALVEESAAATGALKAQAGQLAAAVSVFRLAGATALPARRGAALALPSA, from the coding sequence ATGAAAAACTGGAAGATCGGCACCCGGCTCGCCGTGGGTTTTGCGCTTGTGCTGGCACTGCTGGTGCTCATCGCCTGGCGGAACGTGCAGGGCCTGGCCGCGCAGGATGCCGCCACCCAGCGCATCACCCAGCGCGCGCTGGCCAAGGAGCGCGCCGCCAGCGACATCAACCGGCTCGTGAACGTGTCCGTGCGGCGCACCACGGCCATCGTCAAGAGCAGCGACCCCTCGCTCGGCACCTACTTCGCCGAAGACACCAAGGCCACCACGGGCGAGGCCCGGGAACTGGCCGAGCGCATCACGGCGCTGCTGGAGAGCGCGGAAGAAAAGGACATCTGGAACCAGTACCAGGCCGCCATTGACGCCTTCATCGTCGCGCGCGATGCGGCGGTGGCGGCCCGGATCGAGGGCCGCGCCGAGGAGGCCGAGCGCCTGCTCGCCCAGAGCTACGAGCCTGCCGCCCGGCGCATGACGGCGGTGGTGCAGGCGCTGCTCGACCTGGAGCGCGCCGCCATCGACGCCGACGCCCGCAGCGCCCACGAGGAGTCCGAGAGCGCCCGCTTCTCGACCATCGCCACGGGCGCGCTCGCGGTGGCGCTGGGCGCGTTGATCGCATGGCGGCTCACGCGCGGCATCGTGCGCCCGCTGGAGCACGCGGTGCAGGTGGCGAACACCGTCGCCGGCAACGACCTCACGAGCACCATCACCGCCGATGCGCGCGACGAAACGGGCCAACTGCTCGCCGCGCTGCGGCGCATGAACGACAGCCTCGCCCAGGTCGTGGGCCAGGTGCGCGGCGGCGCCGAGGGCATCGCCACGGCGTCCGGCCAGATCGACGCCGGCAACCAGGACCTGTCGAGCCGCACCGAAGAGCAGGCCAGCGCGCTGCAGCAGACCGCCGCCTCCATCGAGGAACTGGCCAGCGCTGTGCGCCACAACGCCGACAACGCGCGCACCGCCAACCAGCTCGCCGTGCGCGCGGCCCAGGCCGCCGCCGAGGGCAGCCGCGCGGGCGAGGGGGTGATCCGCACGATGGGCGAGATCGACGCGGCGTCGCACAAGATCGCCGACATCATCGGCGTGATCGACGCGATCGCGTTCCAGACCAACATCCTGGCGCTGAACGCGGCCGTGGAGGCGGCGCGCGCGGGCGAGCAGGGGCGCGGCTTCGCCGTGGTCGCCTCCGAGGTGCGTGCCCTGGCCGGGCGCAGCGCGGCGGCGGCCAAGGACATCAAGGCGCTGATCGAGGACTCGGTCGCCAAGGTCGAGCAGGGCAGCGCGCAGGTTGCCGAGGCCGGGCGCCAGGTGGAAGCCATCGCGCAGAGCAGCCAGCGCGTGGCCGACATCCTGGGCGAGATCAGCGCCGCCAGCGCCGAGCAGAGCCAGGGCATCGAGCAGGTGAACCAGGCCATCGGCCAGATGGACCAGGTGACGCAGCAGAACGCCGCGCTGGTAGAAGAATCCGCCGCGGCCACGGGCGCGCTCAAGGCGCAGGCCGGGCAACTGGCGGCGGCGGTGTCCGTGTTCCGGCTGGCCGGCGCCACCGCGCTGCCGGCGCGGCGGGGCGCTGCGCTGGCCCTGCCCTCCGCGTGA
- a CDS encoding DUF4124 domain-containing protein, giving the protein MRSRTEKALWFFLALAAAAAAALAWWTADQWLPQAQPWAEQALRRLTRPGPGTLPAGAPGQAAPAAGTAASPPPAPPRKCVDAQGRTTYTDQPCPGGTREHGVDGVVTVLPR; this is encoded by the coding sequence ATGCGCAGCCGCACAGAAAAAGCCCTCTGGTTCTTCCTCGCCCTGGCGGCGGCGGCCGCTGCCGCCCTGGCGTGGTGGACGGCCGACCAATGGCTCCCCCAGGCCCAGCCCTGGGCGGAGCAGGCGCTGCGCCGCCTCACCCGCCCCGGTCCCGGCACCTTGCCCGCGGGCGCCCCGGGCCAGGCCGCGCCCGCGGCGGGCACGGCCGCCTCGCCGCCTCCGGCACCGCCGCGCAAATGCGTGGATGCGCAAGGCCGCACGACCTACACCGACCAGCCCTGCCCTGGCGGTACGCGCGAGCACGGCGTGGACGGGGTAGTCACGGTGCTGCCCCGGTGA
- a CDS encoding YbhB/YbcL family Raf kinase inhibitor-like protein produces MAAHAAPPFTLTSPAFAEGSTLPQPMEFDGFGCAGENQSPPLQWSGAPAGTQSYAVTMYDPDAPTGSGWWHWTVVNLPASVTALPANAGAAGGARLPGGASHVRTDFGVAAWGGLCPPPGDAPHRYVFTVHALKVPRLDLPADATAALAGYMIHANSLGRATLTGRYGRPAAPVR; encoded by the coding sequence ATGGCGGCGCATGCCGCGCCACCGTTCACCCTCACCAGCCCGGCCTTCGCCGAAGGCAGCACGCTGCCCCAGCCCATGGAGTTCGACGGCTTCGGCTGCGCGGGCGAAAACCAGTCGCCCCCGCTGCAATGGAGCGGCGCCCCCGCAGGCACGCAAAGCTACGCCGTCACCATGTACGACCCCGACGCCCCCACCGGCTCCGGCTGGTGGCACTGGACGGTGGTGAACCTCCCCGCCAGCGTCACGGCGCTGCCCGCCAACGCCGGCGCGGCCGGGGGCGCGCGCCTGCCCGGGGGCGCCAGCCACGTGCGCACCGATTTTGGCGTGGCGGCCTGGGGCGGCCTGTGCCCGCCGCCGGGGGATGCGCCGCACCGCTACGTGTTCACGGTGCATGCGCTCAAGGTGCCCCGGCTCGACCTGCCGGCCGATGCCACCGCCGCCCTGGCGGGCTACATGATCCACGCCAACAGCCTGGGCCGCGCCACGCTGACCGGGCGCTACGGCCGCCCGGCCGCGCCAGTCCGCTGA